A genomic segment from Ignavibacteriales bacterium encodes:
- a CDS encoding efflux RND transporter periplasmic adaptor subunit — MIDKKLYTLIVIMILTLLQIGCTEKPEEHNDEHSEEHSDLITLSTESIEQIKLKSQTVSLQPFSGFLNIPAEVKTNQDNEAQIGSLIQGRVHKVFVKVGDYVKAGQLLMTVEGLEVGEIKAGYLKAKANYDNAKANYERQKKLFDEKIGSQKSLLESQAEYEKATAEYRAEDKKIHSVGLSDEDVINEKDGDEHTSGTLPIKSLINGVVVERNVVIGQVVDATTNAFKVINTSNVWIDGQIYEKDLDKITQNSKAYFTTISNKQNRLEGRIIYIGQTVDDNTRTILIRGEFVNQGNKLKPQMYGELQIPVGSNAKAILIPEESIVKEAGQSYLFIQTSDTTFERRDVIAGETSGNLIEIKEGIKQGEKVVTDGVFYLKSELKKDEIAEDEH, encoded by the coding sequence ATGATTGATAAAAAATTATACACTCTGATCGTGATAATGATTTTAACTTTATTACAGATTGGATGCACAGAAAAACCAGAAGAACATAATGATGAGCACAGCGAAGAGCATTCTGATTTAATAACACTTTCAACAGAATCAATCGAGCAGATAAAATTAAAATCACAAACGGTATCGTTACAGCCATTCAGCGGATTTCTTAATATTCCTGCAGAAGTAAAAACTAACCAGGATAATGAAGCACAGATCGGATCCTTGATACAAGGAAGAGTACATAAAGTATTTGTTAAAGTTGGTGATTATGTAAAGGCCGGGCAGCTCTTGATGACCGTTGAAGGACTTGAAGTTGGAGAAATAAAAGCAGGTTACTTAAAAGCGAAGGCTAACTATGATAATGCAAAAGCAAATTACGAACGACAGAAAAAACTATTCGATGAAAAAATAGGGTCACAGAAATCCTTATTAGAAAGCCAGGCAGAGTATGAAAAAGCTACTGCCGAGTACCGTGCTGAAGACAAGAAAATACATTCAGTTGGATTAAGTGATGAGGATGTTATAAATGAAAAAGATGGGGATGAACATACCTCCGGAACTTTGCCAATTAAATCTCTTATAAATGGTGTTGTTGTTGAAAGAAATGTTGTGATAGGACAGGTTGTTGATGCAACCACCAATGCTTTTAAAGTAATAAATACAAGTAATGTTTGGATTGATGGTCAAATCTATGAAAAAGATTTGGATAAGATTACGCAAAACTCAAAAGCATACTTCACCACGATCTCAAATAAACAAAACAGACTTGAAGGCAGAATCATATATATAGGACAGACGGTTGATGATAACACCAGGACAATCTTAATTAGAGGCGAATTTGTAAACCAAGGCAACAAATTAAAGCCTCAAATGTATGGAGAATTACAAATACCTGTGGGATCAAATGCAAAAGCAATTTTGATTCCTGAAGAATCAATAGTAAAAGAAGCAGGACAAAGCTATTTATTCATTCAAACAAGTGATACAACTTTTGAAAGAAGAGATGTGATAGCCGGAGAAACATCAGGCAATTTGATTGAAATAAAAGAAGGTATTAAGCAAGGTGAAAAAGTAGTAACCGATGGTGTGTTTTATCTAAAAAGTGAATTGAAGAAAGATGAAATTGCGGAGGATGAACACTGA
- a CDS encoding TolC family protein has product MNKYFILAALALFISKLNGQTEINQLSLNEAIEIGVRQNPEILQSAENINAAKGRFWKGISLPQPELELSLEYAPVNTSLSNYSERTLAISQSFEFPTNYFLKGNKYSKEEEIALEQFLLKKYELVKQIKSAYFKVLADQSIVKYSEENLIISDDFYKKAQIRYNVGEGTNIEELTAKVQLSEAKNKLEIAKNNLNTSLAELNYVLGYGNQNKTSSLLLTDSLIYTEHNFSLETVYQTAEETNPQIKEAKLNNGIAGVEKTLAWSSLLPNFNFAYFKQSRDGDNGFYGASFGVSVPLWFIMDQRGAIQEASANESISEALLQQTKNEIRLKLKNAYTSYINNQQQIKTYNDDILPQTEEVYRTAIKSYDAGELSYLEYMQVKQLVINARENYITALFNYNNSLFELEEIIGKNIYELENKND; this is encoded by the coding sequence AAGCGATTGAGATTGGGGTAAGACAAAATCCTGAAATATTGCAATCAGCTGAGAATATCAATGCGGCTAAAGGAAGGTTTTGGAAAGGTATATCATTGCCACAGCCTGAGTTAGAGCTGAGCTTGGAATATGCACCTGTTAACACGAGTTTAAGCAATTACAGCGAAAGAACTCTTGCAATATCACAATCGTTTGAATTTCCTACTAACTACTTCCTAAAAGGAAATAAATATTCCAAAGAAGAAGAGATTGCGTTGGAGCAATTCTTATTAAAAAAATACGAGTTAGTCAAACAAATTAAAAGCGCATACTTCAAAGTACTTGCAGATCAGAGCATAGTAAAATATTCGGAAGAAAATCTGATCATCAGTGATGACTTTTATAAAAAAGCACAAATAAGATACAATGTTGGTGAAGGAACTAATATTGAAGAACTGACAGCAAAAGTGCAATTAAGTGAAGCTAAAAATAAACTTGAAATAGCGAAGAATAATCTAAACACCTCTTTAGCAGAACTAAATTATGTACTTGGCTATGGAAATCAGAATAAAACATCGTCCTTACTACTAACGGATTCTCTAATATATACTGAACACAATTTTAGCTTAGAAACAGTTTATCAAACAGCGGAAGAAACAAATCCGCAGATAAAAGAAGCTAAGCTTAATAATGGGATTGCCGGTGTAGAAAAAACACTTGCGTGGTCATCATTACTGCCAAATTTCAATTTTGCATATTTCAAGCAATCCAGAGATGGGGATAACGGGTTTTATGGTGCGTCATTTGGAGTTTCAGTACCTCTATGGTTTATAATGGACCAACGAGGAGCAATACAAGAAGCCAGTGCAAATGAATCAATATCTGAGGCTTTACTTCAACAAACAAAAAATGAAATAAGATTAAAACTAAAAAATGCTTACACAAGTTATATAAATAATCAACAGCAGATTAAAACATATAATGATGACATACTTCCGCAAACTGAGGAAGTTTATAGAACTGCAATAAAGAGCTATGACGCAGGTGAATTATCTTATTTGGAATATATGCAGGTTAAACAGCTGGTGATAAACGCAAGAGAAAATTATATAACTGCTTTGTTCAATTACAACAATTCGTTGTTTGAATTAGAGGAAATTATCGGGAAAAACATTTATGAATTGGAGAATAAAAATGATTGA
- a CDS encoding efflux RND transporter permease subunit has protein sequence MLEKIIEYTLHKKGMIIFLSLVIIAFGAYSYFTLPIDAFPDVTNIQVEIVSHADGLSAIEIERNVTYPIETSMRGLPDVEQMRSVTKFGLSIVTIIFKDDVDIYFARQLVFERLAEAKESVPEGVEIEMGPIATVMGEIYQYTLEGNVPADSLEKISYLSNLRTIQEWIVTPQLKSVAGVNEINSFGGYFKQYQVILFPDALIKYNLTTEQIFTAIENNNQNVGGNILEKNADQYIVRGVGLIKDISDIENIVLKSYDGTPVFLKDAAKIKVGEAVRMGAAMIDGKDECVGGIVMMLRGENSRDVVDRVKNKVDEINSNNVLPDGIKLVPYYDRSDIVNSSVSTVNKALIEGAVLVLIVLYLLLRSFRGSFVVLIALPLSLLITFIVMKIVGLSANLMSLGGLAISIGMIIDATIIQVENVQRHLSEESTNKPKLLTVLKAVLEVRKPSIFGELIIALTFIPILSLEGIEGKMFGPLAKTVAIALLSSMMLSIFVIPVLCSMFLKSQPEKESIIIKYAKNLYQPILEYSMKKKFTVLGIAGIFLVIALFLSTKLGSEFIPIMDEGAFDMDVALLPGVSLSKAMEVNQLAAQKMKKFDELEIIVSRTGQTGIALDTRGVDKTGYVGVLKPRSEWKRDITRDELTNEMREELESIPGIGFGFSQPIQCRIDEIVAGTRAQLIIKLFGDDIEVLKKQSDEIAKTLSTIEGVTDLMTEKVSGQPYLTVNINRSEIARYGLNIREVQNVIEIAIAGKSASKLYEENRSFDITVRLPEEKRNSIETIENILIPTSNGANIPLGQLADVEMIEGPVQISREDGIRRIGIEMNISGRDIGSFVEEAKQKIKNNIQLPAGYYLTWGGQFENQQRAMNRLMIIGPAVIGLILLLLFVTFKSIRLALLVISNLPFALIGGIISLYISGLYLSVPASVGFIVLFGVAVLNGVVLVSRISQLREEGVELRDAIVKGSLDRFRPVLMTASIAIFSLIPMLYASGTGSEIQKPLATVVVGGLITSTLLTLLIIPSVYSWFEKRNVGA, from the coding sequence ATGTTAGAAAAAATAATAGAATATACATTGCATAAGAAAGGAATGATAATATTCCTATCACTTGTGATAATAGCATTTGGTGCATACTCATATTTTACATTACCGATTGATGCTTTTCCTGATGTTACAAATATCCAGGTTGAAATTGTCAGTCACGCAGATGGACTATCGGCAATAGAAATAGAAAGAAACGTAACTTATCCAATCGAAACATCAATGCGAGGATTGCCGGATGTAGAACAAATGCGTTCTGTAACAAAGTTCGGGCTATCCATAGTAACAATAATATTTAAGGATGATGTTGATATATACTTTGCAAGACAACTTGTATTTGAACGATTGGCAGAAGCTAAAGAAAGTGTGCCTGAAGGTGTTGAAATTGAAATGGGACCTATTGCCACTGTAATGGGTGAAATATATCAATATACTCTTGAAGGAAATGTACCTGCGGATTCTCTGGAAAAAATATCTTATCTGTCAAATCTTAGAACCATCCAGGAATGGATTGTAACACCGCAGTTAAAAAGTGTGGCGGGAGTAAATGAAATAAATTCATTTGGCGGTTACTTTAAGCAATACCAGGTAATATTATTTCCTGATGCTTTAATAAAATATAACCTGACGACTGAGCAAATCTTTACTGCAATAGAAAACAATAACCAGAATGTCGGTGGCAATATACTTGAGAAGAATGCGGATCAGTACATTGTGCGAGGTGTTGGACTAATTAAAGATATTTCAGACATCGAAAATATAGTTCTGAAATCATATGATGGCACACCAGTATTTCTAAAGGATGCAGCAAAAATAAAAGTTGGTGAAGCTGTAAGAATGGGTGCCGCAATGATTGATGGAAAGGATGAGTGTGTTGGTGGTATAGTTATGATGCTCAGGGGTGAAAACAGCCGAGATGTGGTTGATAGAGTAAAAAATAAAGTTGATGAAATCAATTCTAATAATGTACTTCCGGATGGAATAAAATTAGTGCCGTACTATGACAGAAGTGATATTGTAAACTCAAGTGTTAGTACTGTAAACAAAGCATTGATTGAGGGAGCCGTTTTGGTACTTATAGTACTTTATTTATTGCTAAGAAGTTTTAGAGGTAGCTTTGTTGTTTTAATTGCACTGCCACTTTCGCTGCTAATAACTTTTATTGTTATGAAAATCGTTGGATTAAGTGCCAATCTTATGTCACTTGGAGGACTTGCAATATCAATAGGAATGATAATCGACGCAACGATAATTCAGGTTGAAAATGTACAAAGGCATTTGAGTGAGGAAAGCACTAATAAACCAAAACTATTAACAGTACTAAAAGCAGTTTTGGAAGTAAGAAAACCAAGCATCTTTGGAGAATTGATAATCGCATTAACATTTATTCCAATACTATCATTAGAAGGTATTGAAGGAAAAATGTTTGGACCACTTGCAAAGACAGTTGCAATCGCACTGCTTTCTTCAATGATGCTTTCAATATTTGTGATACCGGTTTTATGCTCGATGTTTCTAAAGTCACAGCCGGAAAAAGAAAGTATAATCATTAAGTATGCAAAAAATTTATATCAGCCCATTCTTGAATATTCGATGAAGAAAAAATTTACTGTATTAGGAATCGCTGGAATATTTTTGGTGATTGCTCTATTTCTATCTACAAAACTTGGTTCTGAGTTTATACCTATTATGGATGAAGGTGCATTTGATATGGATGTTGCTCTGCTTCCAGGAGTGTCTTTGTCTAAAGCAATGGAAGTCAATCAGCTTGCAGCACAAAAGATGAAAAAATTTGATGAACTTGAAATAATAGTTTCAAGAACGGGTCAAACAGGTATTGCCCTTGATACAAGAGGCGTTGATAAAACCGGTTACGTTGGTGTTCTAAAACCAAGAAGTGAGTGGAAGCGTGATATTACGAGAGATGAATTAACAAATGAGATGAGGGAAGAACTGGAATCAATACCAGGAATTGGATTTGGATTTAGTCAACCGATACAGTGCAGGATAGATGAAATTGTAGCGGGTACACGAGCGCAGTTAATTATAAAACTTTTTGGTGATGATATTGAAGTACTTAAAAAACAATCGGATGAAATAGCAAAAACTCTCAGTACAATTGAAGGAGTAACAGATCTGATGACAGAAAAAGTAAGCGGTCAGCCTTATTTAACAGTTAACATTAACAGATCAGAAATCGCAAGATATGGATTGAATATAAGGGAAGTTCAGAATGTTATAGAAATTGCAATTGCAGGAAAATCTGCGTCGAAACTTTATGAAGAAAATAGAAGCTTTGATATAACCGTACGATTGCCTGAAGAAAAAAGAAACTCGATAGAAACGATTGAAAATATTCTTATTCCAACAAGCAATGGTGCAAACATACCACTTGGGCAATTAGCTGATGTAGAAATGATCGAGGGACCTGTTCAAATCAGCCGTGAAGACGGCATACGCAGAATAGGTATTGAAATGAATATAAGTGGTAGAGATATTGGAAGCTTTGTAGAAGAGGCAAAACAAAAAATAAAAAACAATATTCAACTACCTGCAGGTTATTATCTAACGTGGGGCGGACAGTTTGAAAACCAACAAAGAGCTATGAACAGATTGATGATAATTGGACCAGCCGTTATCGGCTTAATTTTACTTTTGTTATTTGTAACGTTTAAATCAATAAGATTAGCTCTTCTCGTAATTTCAAATTTGCCATTTGCACTTATCGGTGGAATTATATCTTTGTACATATCAGGATTGTATTTATCCGTTCCTGCATCAGTTGGGTTTATTGTGCTATTTGGAGTAGCTGTTTTAAATGGTGTAGTTCTTGTTTCAAGAATATCCCAATTACGTGAGGAGGGTGTAGAGCTAAGAGATGCCATAGTTAAAGGAAGCCTGGATAGATTTAGACCCGTATTGATGACTGCATCGATAGCAATATTTAGTCTAATACCTATGTTGTATGCAAGTGGTACAGGTTCAGAAATACAAAAACCACTTGCAACAGTGGTGGTTGGTGGATTGATTACCTCTACTCTTCTTACTCTGCTGATCATTCCATCAGTGTATAGCTGGTTTGAAAAGAGAAATGTTGGAGCATAA